A single window of Candidatus Atribacteria bacterium DNA harbors:
- a CDS encoding nucleoside deaminase — MEFWNAKYLGSWHLEDTYLFVTLEPCPMCAYAMLQARMNKLIFGTLDPKAGAAGSIINILQDKRYNHQIEVVNGILEKECG; from the coding sequence GGAAGTTGGCACTTAGAAGATACTTATCTTTTTGTTACCTTAGAGCCTTGTCCGATGTGTGCCTATGCGATGCTTCAGGCTAGAATGAATAAATTAATATTCGGGACCCTTGACCCCAAAGCCGGGGCAGCAGGCAGCATCATTAACATCTTGCAAGATAAGAGATATAATCATCAAATAGAAGTAGTAAATGGTATTTTAGAAAAGGAATGCGGTTAA